The genomic interval CAATTGCGCCAGTTGTCATGGTAGTCGAGCCCAGGGCATTGTTGAAGACTGGAAGCAGCGAAATCCCGACGGGTCTTTTCCGGCGCCCCCACTGGATGGCTCGGCCCATGCCTGGCATCATCCCCTGAGCGTACTGGTTCGACAAATCAATGAAGGCGGTGTAAAGCTGGGAGGTACTATGCCTGCCTTTGGTGATACCTTAAGTGATGAGGAAGTCATTGCGGCCATTGCCTATTTTCAAAGTTTTTGGGATGAACAAACCTATAACCGATGGGTACAAATGAATGCTGATCAGTAGTATTCCAAATTATTGACGCTTAACACCTTGGAATAGTTTCAGCTTCGTTTAAGCTACCATGTTGTTACTTGATGTATAAACCTCAGCCTAATTGACACTGATGGAAAACAGCAACGTTTTGTACATAAAGAACATGGTGTGCCCCCGCTGCAAGCTCGCAGTTAAAAATCTATTAACTGATATGGGCTGCAACGTTCTTGCTGTTGAATTGGGGCAGGCAGTAGTCAGCTCAAGGTCTCTCCCTGCTATATCGGAAGTTGCTAATAAATTGAGAACGATTGGGTTTGACCTTTTATCTACCCGGAAAACCAAGTTAGTTGAAAGGATAAAAATTTTGCTGATCTATGACATTTATTACCAATCATGCCAGGTAACGTTATCACAGGTGCAAAACTATCTTGAATTAGCTACCCACCAGAACTATCAGTACCTGGACACTCAATTTTATTCCGTCTATCAAATATCTATTAAAGACTACTGGGATAAACTAAGATTTGAGCGAGCGAAAGAATTGCTTTCGTATAATGAAAAAGCTCCTGATGAAATAGCTCGGGAGTTGGGCTACGCCACGGAGGATGATTTGGAATTAACATTTAAACAAAACCTTCATTTATCAATATCAGAATATATCCAATCAGAGAATAATTATAGATCGCCACTCAATAAGCTACCGTAAAATATTTTTATTTGACTCTCGACCATGGTACAGGGCTTATATTACAGATGAATTGTATTCTTTAATGTATAGGAGGAATTGTTATGCCACTCAAAAAAGGAGAAGTTTACCAATGTCCAGACGATAGTTGTGGTTGTGAAGTCACCGTAACCAAAGGTGCCCCCAGCGACTGCTCGGGGACGCAAAACCCGACTTGTTGCTGCGGCAAAACCATGGTAAAGAAACAATGAGATTAATAAGCATCCGGGGAATGCCTCGGATGCTTACCTAATTCCAACATTTGTGTTCAGCAGGTGATGTGTATGATTGAAAACATGGATGAAAAATATAACGGAATCACCACCTACAAAATTGGTGACGTAGCTAAACGGGCTGATGTTAATAAAGAAACCGTGCGATACTATGAGAAACGAGACCTGATCCCTAAGCCTGATCGGCGCCGCTCGGGTTATCGCATTTTTACCCAGCGCCATATTGATCAGATCCGGTTTATAAAACGAGCCCAACAGCTGGGCTTTACCCTCAGTGAAATTAAAGAGCTGTTGGAGCTGCGGATGAATGCGAATACTACCTGCCCGGAGATCAAGAGCGAAGCCCAGGAAAAATACCGGGATGTAAGGGAGAAGATCGAAGATCTCAGACGCATCCAAAAAACATTGACTGATCTTATTGATTCGTGTTCTGAAGAAGGACCTGTCGGAGATTGCCCTATTCTCGAAGCTTTAGAAGGAAAGAACGAAACTGGAAAGCAACTTAGAAAATGAATGAACAAGTAAAACTTCAATCCACAATTACGTGTCCTGAATGCGGGAATCAGGCGGAAGAAGATATGCCAACAGATTCCTGCCAATATTTTTGGGAATGCCCAAATTGCAACAAAATTCTAAAACCTCAGAAAGGTGATTGTTGTGTATTTTGCTCCTATGGTGATATCCCATGTCCTCCGGTTCAAAAAGAAAAATCCTGCTGCTAATTTATTGATCTAATGCAATAATACGCAAAGGATTTTGAATCTATGTATGATCAAAATTAAGACTAATTTATAGGTTTTAATTCTTCGTAATTTTTCCGAATTTCGTCTGCGCTACTCTCAAGTAGCGTCTCTCTTGATGAATAGTTAGGGCCCTAGCTTTGAACGGCTAGGGCCTGTTTTATTAGGATAGAAAATATTTCTTCAAATACTTGGAGGAGAAGGATTCGATAATTGAGCCTTTATCATGTACAGCTATTGAATAGAAATGAATATCATTCCCAGTTTTCATATTAGTTGTTACATATGATGTTACGTGACCTATCAAAATCAACCTGTATGAATCATAAAGGCATATATCAGTTTGGCTTCGGATCAGAAGGTTAGGGGTTCGAATCCTCTCGGGCGTACTTTCAAACAATGTGCTCGTCATTTTGGGCGGGCACATTTGTATTTAAATTCCCTCCTCTTAACCTGAAAACAGTATTACTCCTAATAAGATCATATAAAGAGTAATATAACCAATGTGGCAATTCTATCGCCCTTTCTATTACCGTCGGCTACAAGACCACTCGTTAGTGGAAACCCCATGCCCGTATTGCTGTATTTTAATCAGTTTTCTTAAATTGGTGTTATAAATTCAACGCTATTAATTTGTCAATCCATACTTTCTACATATTTGTTTATTAACTTGAATCAAAAATATGATACAATAAGCTTATAAATTATGCGTGCCCTTATTGTAGAAGACGAACCTTTATTAAATGAAGAGTTAGAAGAACAGCTGCTGGAGGAGCAGTTTAGCGTAGACTGTGCCGAAACGCTTCAGGAAGGGGGCGATTTGGTAGCCGGTGATGAATATGATTTAGTACTCCTTGATCTGGGCCTGCCCGACGGCAATGGATTAGAGCTGCTAAAGATGATCAAGAAGTACTATGAGGAAACGGTGGTAGTAATCCTAACTGCCCGCGGTGAGGTAGAGGATAAAGTCAAAGGCTTAGAGTTGGGCAGCGATGACTACTTGGCTAAACCATTTGCAATGGCTGAATTGCGTGCTCGTATCCACGCTGTACTACGACGACGTTTTAAAATAAATGAAAATGAAATAGAAGCCGGTAAGCTACTGCTTAATCTTAATCACATGGAAGTCCGTTATGACGGCCAGACGCTTGACCTTACCGAGACGGAATATAAAATTCTGCGCTATCTGCTTTTGAATAAGAATAAAACAATCACACGTATTGCACTAGCCGAACATATCTGGGGTAGTAAAGTAGATGATCGTTTTTCGCTGGATTTCATTAATTCGCATATGAAAAACCTTAGGAAAAAACTTTCAAAAGCCGGAGCCCCAGAACTGATTGAAACGGTTTATGGCGTGGGATATAAATTGGATATCCATGAAGCTCAACAATAAAATACTCCTTAGCAATCTAGTACTCTCCGTGATAATTTTCTTGATTACCAGTATTGGCATGTATTACCTGGTGAACGACACGGTGTATGATGAGCTCGACAATCATCTGATCCAACACAAGATTGACCTTATGAACCAGGTACAGGGTGATCCTGCAAGCGTGGGGCAAGTCCAAGAATTGGGTGGACTCGGCTCTTATGAGTGGATTGATATTTATCCCTATGAAGGGGAAGTAAAACTCAATGCGAACAATTTCACCACCTTGGATACGACGCGGAATCCCGATGAGGTAAGCTCGGAGGCCTATCGGAGGCTAGCTACCACTATATCGGTTAACGATCGTTATTATACTGTAAAAATTTATGAGGAGGTGGCAGCCTGGCAAAACATCAGTATGACGATTTTGGTTAGCGTGTTAGCCGGCTTGTTAATTTGGATATTATTGCTCTACCTACTTAACCAAATGGTATTCGATCGCATTTTGACCCCCTTTTATGACACCGTAGATACCCTCGAAACCATTTCCGATCCTACAGACTTTGAGGAAAAGTTTCCCGACTCTACAACATATGAGGTTAAAGTCTTAAACGATGCCTTAAATACGATGTTAAACCAAGTACGATCGTCGTTTGAGGACCAGAAAAAGTTTATTCAGAATGCCTCACACGAATTGCTGACGCCCCTATCGATTATCCGTCAAAAGGCCGAGAAGATTTTGTCCAATGCTGATAATTGCAGTCAACAGACATTACGGGCAGCCAGTGAAATCCAACAGACCACCGTACGACTGAGCCGGCTCAGCAATGCTTTGCTACTAATCAGTCGCGTAGAAAATAAGCAGTATGAGCTTGACGAACAGATTGATATCAATGCAGTAAGCAATGAAGTGCTGGAGGAACTCGATGACTTTATAAAGTTAAAGAGTATTACTGTTGAGAAAGACTTTGAAAACGACATCACCATACAGGGTAACAAAGAACTAATTCACTCGGCTATCTACAACATTGTACAGAACGCGGTAAAATTTTCACCGGAGAGATCAACAATTCACATCCAGACAAATGCTGGATCGGAGCAGGAAGAGTTAGTTGTTAGTGACCAAGGACCTGGCATACCGGACGAGCTCAAAAAATCTCTTTTTGACCGCTTTAAAAAGGAACAAGATCACCTTAATAAGTTGGGTAAGAACAACGGAAACGGTCTGGGATTGTCACTGGTAAAAAGCATTTGTAAGCTTCACGGTTTCGGCTATCGGGCCGAAAACAAAAACGGTTCCGGCGCTAAAATCACCCTCCAATTCTGAATCCATATTCTCTACAGATTTGATTTGTACATTTTGACCGTAGACAAATTATGTGCTATCGCATACTAACGGTCAAAATTATTCGAAATGGCTTTTTCCATAGTTTTAGCAATCTTGGTCTCATTTCAGCCCACACAATCAGATACGACTAATCTCAATAGTTTGAGTGTTGGCAAGGCCCTTGAAATTGCATATCAGCATAATCCCCGTATAAATCAGCTCAAAAACCGGATTGAAGCCCAACGGCAGCAGCAGTCCCTGAGTTTAGGTATCCAAGATCCAGAAGTAACCTATGCCAAAGAAGGAATTGGCCAAGGTACGTTTGCCGAGCAGCGGTGGGTTGTGTCGCAATCACTGGATTTTCCACTCACCGGCTACTACCGTTCGAAGAGCCAAAAAGCCAACACACGCTCCATGGAACTGGAACTGCAAGCACTGAAGTTGCAGCTTAAAGCCGACGTAAAATCAGCATATACCAAGCTTGCATATGCCATTGAATCGAGCCATTTGGCACGTGAGCGGGTAGACCTGTTTAAAAGTCTGCGAGATGCAGCAAAGGCCCGGGCCGATCTGGGAGAATCATCGAAAATTGATGCTATGCAGGCCAACCTTCAGCTCACGGAGGCGCAAAACAATATGGAAAAGGCTCATCAGGATATCATGGATGCCCGATATAATCTTTTTGAAACCATTGGGCTGGATGAAGAACAAACTTATGAAATAGGTTTTCCTGATACACTACACTATGTAGCTGTTGATATCAATCAGAATGAAGTATTGCGGCAGTTGCAACAGCATCCCCAGCTTCAGCAGATCAGCAAAGATCAGTTGGCAGCATCTTATCAAACAAAGGTAGCCCAAAGTGGGTATTTGCCGGATATCAATCTAAAATACTATCGACAGGATTTTGGCAACGGATTTGATTTCAATGGTTTTGAAATAGGTGTTAGCATTCCACTGTGGTTTGGGATTAACCAATCGAATCAAGTTCAACAATCCAAAGCAAGATACAGTGCCGTAGAATGGCAATATCAGGAAGAACAGCTCTCCCTAAAAAAACAAGCCGAGCAAGCTTGGCACGGCTATGAAACAACGCGGGCTAACATCAAGCGTTATCGGGAATCCATCCAAGCAAAATCTAAAGAGCTGGTTGATATGACCCAGAAAGGATACCGGATGGGAGAGCTGAATCTGTTGACGCTTTTGGAGGCCCAACGCACTTATCTGCGGACCCAACAAGCTTATTACGAGACCCTTAGAGATTATTATCTGCGTGTCATTGAGCTAGAAAAGTATATACAAAAGGATATCATATTCAAATAAACCCATAGTCGAATTTATTATGAACGTTCACTTAACCCGACATCGGTACTCATCATACACTCTCTTGGGCTTGGTCATCGGACTGCTTTTGTTTTTGAGCAACTGTGGTTCTGAGACCGCCGAGAAGACTACCCAACCGGACCCCGGAACACCCCCTTCTCTGTCGGACAAACAAACCGAACAGCTGGTTCAACTGACTGAGCAACAGGCCAAAGATCTGAACATTCAGCTCTACACGGTCGAGAGTGAAAATATTAGTTTTGATATCAACGCACCCGGCCAGGTTTATGCGGCCCCGGGACGTATATCAGTAGTAAGTTCCCCCATCAACGGTCGGGTATCAAATATTTACGTGCACGAAGGAGAACGCGTCCAAAAAGGCGATCCGCTGCTGGAGATCGAAAGTCTCGAATTTGCAAATCTGGTTGGGGACTACCTCGAAGCCACCGCTGAAATTACTTATCAACAACAGCAAGTAGAACGACTGAAAGTACTTACGGAAGATAAAATAAGTCCGCAGCGTACACTCGAGCGTGCACAAGCCGATCTCCGGCGTGCTAAGACTAAACAGAGTGCTTCGTTGGCCCGTCTGCGTGCTGTAGGTATTTCCCGGGAGGAAGTTCAAAACTGGGATCCCTTTGCTACTGACCCCAAAGCCGAGCTGACTCTTCGTGCCCCAATTTCAGGCGTGCTGAACCAACACTTAATTGATCTTGGGGAGGCCGTCAATGCTTACGATAAGCTGCTGGATATTATCGACAACACCGAAGTATTGGTGCGGGGCTTTGTATCACCGGCTGATGCTCCCTTTGTACGGGAAGGCACTTCGGTAGTGATTACGGAAAAAACCGAGGACGGTACTCCGCAAGGGAAACGCATTGAAGGACAGGTTACTTCAGTCAATCCGGCCCTTGACGAAGAGAACCGGTCAATCGTCCTGAACAGTATTGTACCTACCGAAGAAGGCTGGCCCATTGTGGGACAAAGCGTGCGGATGAAATACGCTGCCCAGCCGTTGGATTCTACTTTTACCATCCCACTCTCGGCCATCCAGTTCGAGGAGCAGGAAGCAGCAGTCTTTGTTCAGCAGGCCCCTAGAGAATATGTCAAACGAGTAGTACAGATTGAACGAATGACCGAGGATCGTGCAGTTATAGGAGCCGGCCTCAAACCCGGAGAAAAGATTGCTGTCACGCAGGTATTTAGCTTAAAGGCGCTAGAACGTTTCGAACAATTTGCTGATTAACTTATAGCCATATCAACCATGTTAAAGAGTATTATTGACTTTAGTCTCAAACAGAAATTTGTAGCGCTTTCCTTGGTAGTATTGATGGCAGCTGGGGGTGTTTTCTCTCTTTCTAATATCCCCATAAACTCCCAGCCCGATGTGACTCCAACGCAGGTGCTCGTCATTACCAAGGCCGGACAGTATTCGCCCTATGATGTGGAGCGGCTGGTAAGTTATCCGATCGAAACTTCAATGAGTGGACTTCCGAATGTGAAGGAGGTACGTTCTATTTCACAATTCGGACTGTCGGCGGTAACAGTTCTGTTCGAAGAGGGAACGGATATCTATTTTGCCCGACAGCAGGTAAGTCAGCAGGTGCAGAGTATTTCTGAGGAACTACCAGAAGGCGTTTCTACACCCAACTTGGGACCGATATCAACGGCCATGGGGGAAATTGTGCAGTATGTTGTTCGCGGTGAAAATCGCTCACTTACCGAGCTTCGTACCATTCAGGACTGGCTGATTGCCCCCCAGCTTAAAACAGTGGATGGGGTCACTGAAATTAATTCATTCGGCGGCTTTGTTAAGCAGTTCGAAGTGGCCGTCAATCCTGATAAGCTCCGGAACTTTGGGATTGGACTGAAAGACTTAACTGAGGCCATTAAAAATAATAACAGCGTATCGGGCGGTAACTATCTTGAGCATAACCGGGAGCAGTATATTATTCGCGGTTTCGGACAGATTTCGGACACTAAGAATATTGAAAATATTATTGTGAAGCGTACTGAAGATCGTCCGGTCTATGTCAAGGATGTGGCAGAAATTAGTATTGGAAGACAGCTGCGGCAAGGAGCGGTAACCAAGGATGGAAACGGAGAAGTTGTAACTGGTATAGCTATGATGCTTCGGGGCGCTAACGGACGTGAAGTAATTCAAAAGATGGATAAGAAGATAGCAGAGGTAAATAAAAGTCTGCCCGAAGGGGTAACTATTAAAAAATTCTATGATCAGTCCGATCTCATCGATCGTACAACTGATACTATCGTCACGAACTTAGTAGAAGGTGGCTTTTTTGTAATTGCTGTGCTGCTACTGTTGCTGGGCGAAATTACAGGAGCGATTATTGTAGCTGCAGTAATCCCATTGTCGATGCTGTTTGCCTTCATCGGTATGGACCAGCTCGGGCTGGCAGCCAACCTGATGAGTTTGGGTGCCATTGACTTTGGGATGGTTGTAGATGGATCCGTGGTGATGGTGGAGAATATTGTAGAGAAATTGAACAGTGATAAATCTGATAAGTCAAAACTCGTTATCATCAGGGAGGCGGCTCACGAGGTGGCCCGACCTATTTTCTTTGGCGTGTTAATTATTCTAATGGTGTATGTGCCGGTAATGACGTTCTCCGGCATGGAGGGCATTTTGTATCGTCCCATGGCTATTACGGTCGGTGCGGCGGTTTTTGGATCGCTTATTTTAGCACTTGTATATATACCGGCTATTTCGGCCCTGGTATTCCGTAATGGTGTTAAAACGCGCAAAAATTATGTTATTAACTGGCTAAAACCCCGCTACGAAAAATTCCTTGAAAAGAGCCTGGATAAAAAAGCGATAACGATTGGTTCAGCGGTAGTGATTTTTGGAATATCGATGGCCCTTATGCCGTTTTTGGGTACGCAGTTTTTACCCGAACTTGATGAAGGTTCCATCCTAATTGAACAGGTGCGCATGCCCTCGGTAACGCTCGATGAATCCGTGGATAACGCCAACTGGCTGGCCGGAAAAATAACCAAGAATATTCCTGAGATAAAAACGGTCGTCCCCAAAACGGGACGCTCCGATTTGGCCAACGACTGGATGGGGGTTCATCAGACGGATGTCTGGGTGATGTTGCATCCCCGTGATCAATGGCGCGAAGGCATGAGCAAGCAAGACATTATCGATCAGATAAGGCCCTACTTGGAAACGGAGCCTGGCTTGTCGTACAACTTTACCCAGCCTATTGCCATGCGAGTGGACGAGTTGACCAGCGGGGTGAAGTCCGACATTGCAGTCAAGGTGTTTGGCGAAGAGCTGGACACGCTGAATGCAGTGGGGCGTCGGATATCCGGCATCTTGAATGAGCTAGAGGGTACGGAAAACTTTCTGTTGGAGCAAAGTAGTGGACAACCCTACTACAACATTGAAATTGATCGCGAAGCAGTGGCCTCGTATGGACTTAACGTAAATGAGGTTCAGAATGTCATTGAAACCGGCATTGGGGGTAGTGAGGCCGGACAGATTTTTGAAGGTCAACGTCGATTTGATATCAATGTCCGACTGCCCGCAAACTTGAGGAGTGATTTCCAAGACATCATGGAGGTGCCACTGCAACTACCAGGCGGCGGTTATATTCCGTTGAAAGAGGTTGCAAATATTTATGCCGAGGAAGGACCACGACAGATTTCGCGGGAGAACGGCTGGCGGCGTGCTATTCTTGGAATCAACATTTCTGGCATTGATGTAGGAAGTTATGTGGCTAATCTGCGCGAAGCTATCAATAAAAAAGTAGATGTGCCGCCCGGCTATTTTCTACAGTATGGAGGTTCATTCGAAGATCAAGAGCGGGCAATGAACCACCTATTGATAGTAGTACCCATTTCGCTGTTGATCATTATTGGATTGCTCTACATGATGTTTGGCAAGTTTCGCTTTACTATGCTGATATTCCTAAATCTCCCGCTAGCCCTGTCCGGGGGTATCTTCATACTATGGATGCGGGGACTGTATTTGTCTGTGTCGGCCAGTATCGGTTTTGTAGCCTTGTTTGGAGTAGCAGTACTCAATGGGATTGTGCTGGTTGCTCATCTCAACGATCTGCGCAAAGAGGGGGAAGATTTAAAAACAGCCGTCATCAAAGGTGCCAGTGATCGATTAAGGCCGGTTCTGATGACAGCCCTGGTGGCCAGTCTTGGATTCATACCAATGGCCTTCAACGTGGGGCCCGGTTCAGAAGTCCAGCGGCCACTGGCCTCGGTGGTGATAGGCGGATTAATTACAGCAACATTACTCACCTTGCTGGTCTTACCCACTATCTATCACTGGATGGAGAAAGGCAAAGAACTGGTTACCGAAGATGAAGCATTCTAACCATAAATAACGAGAGGTATCTGTCATGAATGACGCATATTTACACTTGGTCATAAATCACTTCCCCATTTTTAGTATGCTCTTTGGCGTACTTATTTTGGGCTGGGGACTGTGGAAAAAGAAGGATTCAATTCAAAGAATTGCGATGGTATTGTTTGTCCTTGGTGCCATCACCAGCTACATAGCTGTTGAAACAGGAGAAGGAGCCGAAGAAGTTCTGGAAGAGTACGCGACTTCGATATCCCATGATGCGATCCACGATCATGAGGAGGCAGCAGAAATTGCGATGTGGTTTTCGCTGGTCACAGGTGGACTGTCTCTAGTAGGTCTGTTTGGGGCGAACTATAATATTCGTTACAAAAATGTACTGATGGGTGTTTTGTTAGTTGCTGCCTTAACTGCAGTAAGTAGCCTGCTATATACAGCCTACGAAGGAGGGAAAATTCGTCATCCTGAAGCACATAACACCATTAAAGTTGAAAAGTCAGTTGAAGACTCAGGAACTAGCAGTTGATAAGGTGTTTCACCACAGGTTAACATTATTAAATTTTCAACTTATACCTGCAATTTCTTACAAAAGAGGAGGGAAAAAACACTACATTAAATTTCAAAATATTAGTCTATAAACAACCACGTCTCATACTGGTCTTGGATCAGAAGACTGAAAATTCTCACAAAACTTTCGGAACCCTCGTACATATCAAACTCATCAGCTGTTAACATTCAGCTGATGAGTTTTTCTATATAGAACCTTCTTACATACCTGCTTAATAAGCCTACAAGTCAACAACAAAAAGACAAAAACCAAAGATTCAATCAGTTGCCTCCACCAACACTCATTGATTACTTACCGGATGCATCATCCGGGGCTAACTTGTGATAAACTCGTAGTTACATATATTATCAAATAACAGGTAGCTTCATCAAGTATAGGATCAAAATATATAATGGCATGGATAGCCTTAAAAAACGACTTGGCAGTCAGTGGGGAAATACTGCCATAATATCGGTTTTTATAGTATTCGCTCTGTTTATCATTGTAGGAACACATTATGGAACCAAAACACTCTCTGCTGTCCGGGCGTATGTAGGCGCTGAAGGCCAATGGACAAAAGCTCAAAAAGAAGCAACGACATTGCTTATCCGATACAATGATAATGAGCAACCGAAATTATATGAACAGTTCCAGCAAGAGCTGGAATTGCATAAAGCATTTAAAAGAAGTCGTCAAACGCTGACCTCACAAGCTCCGAATTACGATTTGGCATTCAGGGGATTTGAAACCGCTGATATCCATTCCGATGATATTAAACTGTTGATATGGCTTGCTCAATTCCATGCTAATATCTCATATCTTCAAAAGGCTTTTGAGGTCTGGAAACAGGGAGACCGGCACATTGCAAAATTAGACACCTTGGGGCGTACCTTGCACGAAACCATACAAGAAGAACCTACTAATCATGAAAGGAGAACTCAGTTAATTCAGGATATTTATGAATTGGATCAAACGCTAACCAAGCTGGAAAACTCCTTTTCAGCAAACATGGCAGAAGGGGCCCGGGAAATTCGGAGTGTACTTTTCTGGTCTATTGCGGGACTGGGAATAATTATCATTCTTACAGGTTATATCATAATGCGCAACCTATTTAGCAATATAAATATCCTGAACCAAGAATTGGTAGAAAGCGAAACCAAATTCCGCAGTGTCCTTCAAAACTCCCGGGACGTTGTTTACCAAATAGACTTTGACTCGGGTAACTATGAGTATATGAGTCCTGCCGTTAAAGATATGCTTGGCTATTCACCGGATCAGATATTGGAGCAGGGGACTGAATTTGTATTGGATCGCATCCATCCGGAAGACCTTAAAAGGATGGACCAAGAAATTGAGGAGATGAAAGGCAAGGGGGTTGAAAATCATTTCGCCGGAGAAACAGAGTTTCGCATCAAAACAAAAGATGGTAACTATATCTGGGTTAATAATAAACGATCGCTGGTTAAAGACGATAATGGTAATCCTACTGCAATCGTCGGTACCGTTCGGGATATATCGACCCGCAAAAAACATGAGGTGCAAACACAAAAATCCCTTGAAGAAAAACAAACATTATTAGAAGAAGTTCACCACCGTGTAAAAAATAACCTCGGGGTTGTGTTGAGTCTGCTTGAGTTACAGAAAAAAGAAGCCGATAATGAATTAAAATCCCTTCTTCAGGAAACCCAGTCCCGGATCCATTCTATTGGCATGATCCATGAAAAGTTATATCAAACAGAAACGCTTTCTGATATAGACATCAAGGAATACATCGAAGATTTTGCCAACATGATTGCAAGCTCTTTTAATTCAGAACAAAAAGACATTACCATTACCAAAGATGTTCAAAGCTTTAATCTAGAGACAACCAAAGCCGTGCCAGTTGGACTTATACTAAACGAGTTGCTCAATAATGCTTATCAACATGGATTTTCGGACACTAAATCCGGAGAGTTGCGTATTACCTTTAAAAAAGAAGATGAAGAAATCCTATTCCGTGTCGCTGATAACGGCAGGGGACTACCCGACGGGTTTAGTCTTTCAAACCAACAGTCCCTGGGCATGACACTAATCCAAAGACTAACCAAGCAGTTGAAAGGAGAGTTAGAGGTATTTTCGGAAGATGAATGGACGATCTTTCAAGTTACTTTCCCATAAGTGATAAATACGG from Fodinibius salinus carries:
- a CDS encoding c-type cytochrome, whose translation is MGKQVFTTNCASCHGSRAQGIVEDWKQRNPDGSFPAPPLDGSAHAWHHPLSVLVRQINEGGVKLGGTMPAFGDTLSDEEVIAAIAYFQSFWDEQTYNRWVQMNADQ
- a CDS encoding helix-turn-helix domain-containing protein, which produces MENSNVLYIKNMVCPRCKLAVKNLLTDMGCNVLAVELGQAVVSSRSLPAISEVANKLRTIGFDLLSTRKTKLVERIKILLIYDIYYQSCQVTLSQVQNYLELATHQNYQYLDTQFYSVYQISIKDYWDKLRFERAKELLSYNEKAPDEIARELGYATEDDLELTFKQNLHLSISEYIQSENNYRSPLNKLP
- a CDS encoding GDCCVxC domain-containing (seleno)protein, yielding MNEQVKLQSTITCPECGNQAEEDMPTDSCQYFWECPNCNKILKPQKGDCCVFCSYGDIPCPPVQKEKSCC
- a CDS encoding response regulator transcription factor: MRALIVEDEPLLNEELEEQLLEEQFSVDCAETLQEGGDLVAGDEYDLVLLDLGLPDGNGLELLKMIKKYYEETVVVILTARGEVEDKVKGLELGSDDYLAKPFAMAELRARIHAVLRRRFKINENEIEAGKLLLNLNHMEVRYDGQTLDLTETEYKILRYLLLNKNKTITRIALAEHIWGSKVDDRFSLDFINSHMKNLRKKLSKAGAPELIETVYGVGYKLDIHEAQQ
- a CDS encoding HAMP domain-containing sensor histidine kinase; amino-acid sequence: MAWDINWISMKLNNKILLSNLVLSVIIFLITSIGMYYLVNDTVYDELDNHLIQHKIDLMNQVQGDPASVGQVQELGGLGSYEWIDIYPYEGEVKLNANNFTTLDTTRNPDEVSSEAYRRLATTISVNDRYYTVKIYEEVAAWQNISMTILVSVLAGLLIWILLLYLLNQMVFDRILTPFYDTVDTLETISDPTDFEEKFPDSTTYEVKVLNDALNTMLNQVRSSFEDQKKFIQNASHELLTPLSIIRQKAEKILSNADNCSQQTLRAASEIQQTTVRLSRLSNALLLISRVENKQYELDEQIDINAVSNEVLEELDDFIKLKSITVEKDFENDITIQGNKELIHSAIYNIVQNAVKFSPERSTIHIQTNAGSEQEELVVSDQGPGIPDELKKSLFDRFKKEQDHLNKLGKNNGNGLGLSLVKSICKLHGFGYRAENKNGSGAKITLQF
- a CDS encoding TolC family protein encodes the protein MAFSIVLAILVSFQPTQSDTTNLNSLSVGKALEIAYQHNPRINQLKNRIEAQRQQQSLSLGIQDPEVTYAKEGIGQGTFAEQRWVVSQSLDFPLTGYYRSKSQKANTRSMELELQALKLQLKADVKSAYTKLAYAIESSHLARERVDLFKSLRDAAKARADLGESSKIDAMQANLQLTEAQNNMEKAHQDIMDARYNLFETIGLDEEQTYEIGFPDTLHYVAVDINQNEVLRQLQQHPQLQQISKDQLAASYQTKVAQSGYLPDINLKYYRQDFGNGFDFNGFEIGVSIPLWFGINQSNQVQQSKARYSAVEWQYQEEQLSLKKQAEQAWHGYETTRANIKRYRESIQAKSKELVDMTQKGYRMGELNLLTLLEAQRTYLRTQQAYYETLRDYYLRVIELEKYIQKDIIFK
- a CDS encoding efflux RND transporter periplasmic adaptor subunit translates to MNVHLTRHRYSSYTLLGLVIGLLLFLSNCGSETAEKTTQPDPGTPPSLSDKQTEQLVQLTEQQAKDLNIQLYTVESENISFDINAPGQVYAAPGRISVVSSPINGRVSNIYVHEGERVQKGDPLLEIESLEFANLVGDYLEATAEITYQQQQVERLKVLTEDKISPQRTLERAQADLRRAKTKQSASLARLRAVGISREEVQNWDPFATDPKAELTLRAPISGVLNQHLIDLGEAVNAYDKLLDIIDNTEVLVRGFVSPADAPFVREGTSVVITEKTEDGTPQGKRIEGQVTSVNPALDEENRSIVLNSIVPTEEGWPIVGQSVRMKYAAQPLDSTFTIPLSAIQFEEQEAAVFVQQAPREYVKRVVQIERMTEDRAVIGAGLKPGEKIAVTQVFSLKALERFEQFAD